From the Salmo trutta chromosome 2, fSalTru1.1, whole genome shotgun sequence genome, one window contains:
- the LOC115148655 gene encoding retinol dehydrogenase 12-like yields MDWQEKWTWEQILAGEGPWRKSSHFLLTHLLIDLIKRSTPARIINVSSLAHFWGIINLDDINSEKGYDKKKAYSQSKLANVLFTSSLAKSLQDTAVTVYSLHPGIVQTDLHLNAPVMKMISPFTKTSVQGAQTTIYCAVAPELETESGGYYR; encoded by the exons ATGGACTGGCAGGAGAAATGGACGTGGgagcagattctggccggagagggcccatggaggaagtcta GTCACTTTCTGTTGACCCACTTATTGATTGACCTGATCAAAAGGTCCACCCCGGCGAGGATCATCAATGTATCCTCTTTGGCTCATTTCTGGGGTATCATTAACCTGGATGACATCAACAGTGAGAAGGGCTATGACAAGAAGAAAGCGTACAGCCAGAGCAAGCTGGCTAACGTCCTCTTCACCAGCTCCCTGGCCAAGAGTCTACAA gaTACGGCTGTGACAGTGTACTCCCTCCACCCTGGCATAGTTCAGACTGATCTGCACCTGAACGCACCTGTCATGAAGATGATCAGTCCCTTCACCAAGACATCTGTCCAGGGAGCTCAGACCACTATCTACTGTGCTGTGGCCCCTGAACTGGAAACAGAGAGTGGTGGATATTACAGGTGA